A single Parabacteroides timonensis DNA region contains:
- a CDS encoding ABC transporter ATP-binding protein: MIEVKNITKSFEGRTVLNNISAVFETGKTNLIIGRSGSGKTVLIKNIIGLMKPDSGEILYDGRDLTSMGKLELNMLRREMGMLFQGSALFDSMTVLENVMFPLNMFSKDSFKERERRAMFCLERVNLSEAERLYPSEISGGMMKRAAIARAIALNPKYLFCDEPNSGLDPKTSLLIDDLIHDITTEYKMTTVINTHDMNSVMNIGENIIFIKEGVKEWQGTKDQVITSNNKALNDFIFASDLFRKVKEVEMHQEEG, from the coding sequence ATGATAGAAGTAAAAAATATAACGAAATCGTTTGAAGGACGTACGGTACTGAATAACATCAGTGCTGTTTTTGAAACCGGCAAGACCAATCTCATCATTGGGCGAAGCGGTTCCGGAAAAACGGTTTTGATCAAAAATATTATTGGCCTGATGAAACCGGATTCAGGAGAGATCCTGTATGATGGACGCGACTTGACTTCAATGGGAAAATTAGAGTTGAACATGCTCCGCCGGGAAATGGGTATGTTGTTTCAGGGTTCGGCCCTGTTCGACAGTATGACGGTTCTTGAAAACGTGATGTTCCCTCTAAATATGTTCTCAAAAGACTCTTTTAAAGAAAGGGAAAGGAGGGCGATGTTCTGCCTGGAACGCGTTAACCTTTCAGAGGCGGAACGCTTGTATCCGTCGGAGATCAGTGGAGGTATGATGAAACGTGCGGCTATTGCCCGCGCCATCGCTCTGAATCCGAAGTATCTTTTCTGCGATGAACCGAACTCCGGCCTCGACCCTAAAACATCCTTGTTGATAGACGACCTGATCCACGATATTACGACCGAATATAAGATGACCACCGTCATAAACACTCACGATATGAACTCGGTTATGAATATCGGAGAAAATATCATCTTCATCAAAGAAGGGGTAAAAGAATGGCAAGGAACGAAAGACCAGGTTATCACTTCCAACAATAAAGCACTGAATGACTTTATCTTTGCCTCCGACCTCTTCCGGAAAGTCAAGGAGGTGGAGATGCACCAGGAGGAAGGGTGA
- a CDS encoding HU family DNA-binding protein, producing MSLKFGWYKTPVPGDREDKQVPHARIISQGTLDTKYMCKMISMSSTISSADVKGVLEALNFWMGFCLSEGNSIELDGLGYFTPTLKSKITTDESGKNKVQAEIDSVSFRCATSLKEQVREAGLELVKKTNTEKLPQEQRLKNIMTEVEENKCINRSTCMKLNRCSQFIALNDLKQLINSNKLIQIGGGKQTMYIRSV from the coding sequence ATGAGTTTAAAATTCGGATGGTACAAAACTCCGGTTCCAGGAGACAGGGAGGATAAACAAGTTCCCCATGCGCGAATCATTTCACAAGGGACACTCGACACAAAGTATATGTGTAAAATGATCTCGATGTCGAGTACCATTTCTTCGGCCGATGTAAAAGGAGTATTGGAAGCTCTGAACTTCTGGATGGGGTTCTGCCTGTCAGAAGGGAACAGTATCGAACTGGACGGATTGGGTTACTTTACCCCTACACTGAAAAGTAAAATAACCACCGATGAAAGCGGTAAAAACAAGGTACAGGCAGAAATAGATTCCGTCAGTTTCCGTTGTGCAACCTCCCTGAAAGAACAAGTGCGGGAAGCCGGACTCGAACTGGTAAAAAAAACGAATACGGAAAAGCTCCCGCAAGAACAACGCCTGAAGAATATCATGACTGAAGTGGAAGAAAACAAATGCATTAATCGTAGTACCTGCATGAAGCTGAACCGTTGTAGTCAGTTCATAGCGCTAAACGACTTGAAACAACTGATAAACAGCAACAAACTGATACAGATCGGCGGAGGCAAACAGACAATGTATATACGTTCAGTATAA
- a CDS encoding cation:proton antiporter, whose translation MILLSNIDFTLPLADPVLKFLLILLIILAAPLLLNKLRVPHLLGLIIAGAIIGPNGFNLVLRDSSIILSGTAGLLYIMFLAGLEIDMGDFKKNSGKSLVFGMYTFLIPMILGTVVGLWVLKFSMETSVLLASMFASHTLIAYPIISKLGISKNNAVSITVGGTMITDTLALLVLTIIVGMATGNADDAFWIRLGISVVVFALFVLLVFPFIGRWFFKRVHDNISQYIFVLSMVFFGAFLAQLAGMEAIIGSFLAGLALNRLIPQSSPLMNRVEFVGNAIFIPFFLLSVGMLIDYRAFFTSFETIKVGIVMIVVATAAKYAAAWLTQKTFRLSVDQRRVIFGLSNAQAAATLAAVMVGYNVILGTTPEGEPIRLLNESVLNGTILMILVTCAIASFSAQKGAHNIAMKESEEAHDDNDTKDEHILIPVSNEETVEELVHLSLAVKSKTNTSGLYALKVIDNHNSDEKALKSSKRVLQTAVDTAAATDVRLKGLLRYDLSISNAITSVVKERVITDLVLGLHKEKDIPAAFLGNIVENVLQHSSVTTFIYKPVQPLSTIKRHLIIIPDQAEKEIGFIQIMDRIWNVLQNTGAKVVFYGSDDTLKAIKKVFAKRAGEISYTTFSDWDDFLIVFRDVKADDSMWIIFSRKEGLSYNSVMPRIPGYLNKYFQSNSFILSYPIQASMDEGTRYLT comes from the coding sequence ATGATTCTACTCTCGAACATAGACTTTACCCTGCCACTGGCAGATCCGGTATTAAAATTCCTGCTGATCCTGCTTATTATACTGGCAGCTCCGCTTCTTTTGAATAAACTTCGGGTGCCTCATCTGCTTGGCTTGATCATTGCAGGAGCCATTATCGGTCCGAATGGGTTTAATCTCGTTTTACGCGATAGCAGCATTATTTTATCAGGAACAGCCGGATTACTTTATATCATGTTTCTGGCAGGGCTGGAAATCGACATGGGAGATTTCAAGAAGAATAGCGGAAAAAGCCTCGTTTTCGGAATGTACACGTTCCTTATTCCTATGATATTGGGAACAGTAGTAGGGTTATGGGTACTTAAATTCAGTATGGAGACATCCGTATTGCTTGCCAGTATGTTCGCTTCACATACCCTGATCGCCTATCCGATCATCAGTAAACTGGGGATCAGCAAAAATAATGCGGTAAGCATCACTGTCGGCGGAACGATGATTACCGATACCCTGGCACTGTTAGTATTGACTATTATCGTCGGCATGGCTACGGGAAATGCGGATGATGCGTTCTGGATACGCCTCGGTATATCGGTCGTTGTTTTCGCGTTGTTCGTATTGCTTGTATTTCCTTTTATCGGACGTTGGTTCTTTAAACGGGTACATGATAATATCTCACAATATATATTCGTCCTCTCGATGGTGTTCTTCGGTGCTTTCCTCGCACAATTGGCAGGGATGGAAGCTATTATCGGCTCTTTCCTGGCCGGATTGGCGCTGAACAGGCTAATCCCTCAAAGTTCGCCTTTGATGAACCGGGTGGAATTTGTCGGTAACGCCATTTTTATTCCTTTCTTCCTGTTGAGCGTCGGCATGCTTATCGATTACAGAGCTTTCTTTACCAGCTTCGAAACCATAAAAGTCGGTATTGTCATGATCGTTGTCGCTACCGCTGCAAAATATGCCGCTGCATGGCTGACGCAAAAAACATTCCGGCTATCGGTCGACCAGCGAAGAGTCATCTTCGGATTAAGCAATGCACAGGCAGCCGCGACCCTGGCAGCAGTTATGGTCGGCTATAATGTCATACTGGGAACAACACCGGAAGGCGAACCGATCCGCCTCCTGAATGAAAGTGTCCTGAACGGAACGATCCTGATGATCCTGGTGACCTGTGCCATCGCCTCTTTCTCCGCTCAAAAGGGAGCACACAATATAGCCATGAAAGAGTCTGAAGAGGCACACGACGATAATGATACGAAAGACGAACATATCCTGATCCCCGTCAGCAATGAAGAGACGGTTGAAGAATTGGTCCATCTAAGCCTGGCGGTTAAATCGAAAACCAATACCAGCGGGTTATACGCACTCAAGGTAATAGACAACCACAATTCGGACGAAAAGGCCCTGAAATCATCCAAACGGGTGTTACAAACAGCCGTCGACACAGCCGCTGCCACAGACGTACGCCTGAAAGGGTTACTCCGCTACGACCTGAGTATCTCCAACGCTATCACCAGTGTTGTCAAGGAACGGGTAATAACCGACCTTGTTCTGGGGTTACACAAAGAAAAAGACATCCCGGCAGCTTTTCTCGGAAATATCGTTGAAAACGTATTACAACATAGCAGTGTAACGACCTTCATCTACAAACCAGTACAACCGCTTTCGACCATCAAACGCCATTTGATCATCATTCCTGACCAGGCGGAAAAGGAAATCGGCTTCATTCAGATCATGGACAGGATATGGAATGTGTTGCAGAATACCGGAGCCAAAGTGGTATTTTACGGTTCGGACGATACACTAAAAGCCATAAAAAAAGTGTTTGCCAAAAGGGCCGGAGAAATCTCTTATACAACTTTCAGCGATTGGGATGATTTTCTGATTGTCTTCCGGGACGTGAAAGCTGACGACAGCATGTGGATCATTTTCAGCCGGAAAGAAGGTCTGTCGTATAATTCGGTCATGCCCCGTATTCCGGGATATCTGAATAAATATTTCCAATCCAACAGCTTCATTCTCTCTTATCCGATACAGGCTAGTATGGATGAAGGTACGAGGTATCTGACTTAA
- a CDS encoding M16 family metallopeptidase, whose product MRRIIQLLSLAVIILLTAACKETSPFKYESVPNDPMKARIYTLDNGLKVYLTVNKETPRIQTYIAVRVGGKNDPAETTGLAHYFEHLMFKGTQKFGTQNYEQEKPMLDEIEQLFEVYRKTTDEAERKAIYHQIDSISYEASKYAIPNEYDKLMSAIGANGTNAYTGFDMTVYTEDIPSNQIDNWAKIQADRFENNVIRGFHTELETVYEEKNMSLTSDGRKVYEAVLNALFPDHPYGTQTVLGTQENLKNPSITNIKNYHNTWYVPNNMAICMSGDFDPDQTIAIINKYFSHLQPNPNLPALPVTHESPIKAPVVKEVLGVDAENVTLGWRFPGAASPEQDLLNLTSEIINNGKAGLLDIDLVQQQKVLSCYAGTYDMADYNAFVIGGRPKQGQTLDEVKDLFLAEIDKLKKGEFDEGLLEAAINNYKLMQMYRLDNNYSRADMFVSSFINGVDWKDEVAQLDRMSKITKPQIVEFANKYFGDNYAVVYKREGKDPNEKKIDKPKITPIVMNRDSTSAFLKEIQAAKVTPIEPVFLDYDKDLQKLTAKSDIPVLYKQNETNDIFSLMYVFDMGNNNDKAMGTAFEYMKYLGTSTKSLKEINEEFYRLACYFSVFPGSDRTYVMLQGLREKMPQAMALFEELLADAQVNKDTYANLADDILKKRADAKLNQGENFNKLIQYAIWGPNSPATHVLTTAELQQMDPQVLVDRIHKINSYEHSILYYGPEKAQALLDIIEQYHNVPATLNPLPAAADFKQQETIENKVLLAQYDAKQIYFSAVSNRGEKFDPAIQPTLNMYNEYFGGGMNAIVFQEMRESRGLAYSAGAFLITPYKLKYPYVYRTFIATQNDKMIDAMKAFDDIINNMPESEKAFELAKDALITRLRTERITKSDVLWSYMSAQDLGLNVDSRKELYEKAPSMTLDEIKAFQEKWVKGRKYTYCVLGDEKDLDLKSLSVYGPITKLSKEELFGY is encoded by the coding sequence ATGCGTAGAATTATTCAGCTTCTTTCGCTGGCCGTAATTATTTTACTGACCGCAGCCTGTAAAGAGACTTCCCCGTTTAAGTACGAGTCAGTCCCGAATGACCCCATGAAAGCACGTATCTATACGCTGGATAACGGCTTGAAAGTGTATTTGACCGTAAACAAAGAGACACCGCGTATCCAGACTTATATCGCTGTTAGGGTTGGCGGGAAGAATGACCCGGCTGAAACGACCGGGTTGGCACATTATTTTGAACATCTGATGTTCAAAGGTACTCAGAAGTTCGGTACTCAGAATTACGAACAGGAAAAACCGATGCTGGATGAAATCGAACAACTGTTTGAAGTATACCGGAAGACGACCGATGAAGCTGAACGGAAAGCTATTTATCATCAGATAGACAGCATTTCTTATGAAGCGTCGAAATATGCTATTCCGAACGAATACGATAAGCTGATGTCTGCTATCGGAGCGAACGGTACAAATGCCTATACGGGCTTCGATATGACTGTTTATACCGAAGATATCCCTTCCAACCAGATCGATAACTGGGCAAAAATCCAGGCAGACCGTTTTGAAAATAATGTGATTCGTGGTTTTCATACCGAGTTGGAGACAGTTTACGAAGAAAAGAACATGTCTTTGACCAGTGACGGACGTAAAGTCTATGAAGCCGTTTTAAATGCTCTTTTCCCGGATCATCCTTACGGAACACAGACTGTTTTAGGAACGCAGGAGAACCTGAAAAATCCGTCGATCACCAATATCAAAAATTACCATAATACCTGGTATGTGCCGAATAATATGGCGATTTGTATGTCCGGTGATTTTGATCCCGACCAGACTATTGCCATAATCAATAAATACTTTAGCCATTTGCAGCCGAATCCGAATTTGCCGGCATTACCGGTGACACACGAATCTCCTATCAAAGCTCCGGTTGTAAAGGAAGTATTGGGAGTGGATGCTGAAAATGTGACATTAGGATGGCGTTTCCCCGGTGCTGCTTCCCCTGAACAGGACTTACTGAACCTGACGAGTGAAATCATTAATAACGGAAAAGCCGGCCTGTTGGATATCGACCTGGTACAGCAGCAGAAAGTTCTTAGCTGTTATGCCGGTACTTATGATATGGCTGATTATAATGCATTCGTTATAGGCGGTCGCCCGAAACAGGGACAAACGCTTGACGAAGTGAAGGATCTTTTCCTGGCAGAGATAGATAAATTGAAAAAAGGAGAGTTCGACGAGGGACTTTTAGAGGCTGCTATCAACAACTATAAATTGATGCAGATGTATCGCCTGGATAATAATTACAGCCGTGCCGATATGTTTGTCTCTTCCTTTATTAATGGAGTAGACTGGAAAGACGAGGTCGCTCAATTGGATAGGATGAGTAAGATCACTAAACCTCAGATCGTAGAATTTGCCAATAAATATTTCGGTGATAACTATGCCGTTGTTTATAAAAGGGAAGGTAAGGACCCGAATGAAAAGAAAATCGATAAACCGAAGATCACTCCGATCGTAATGAATCGTGATAGCACAAGTGCTTTCCTGAAGGAAATACAGGCAGCAAAGGTGACACCGATCGAACCGGTATTCCTCGATTACGACAAGGATTTGCAGAAGTTGACGGCTAAGTCCGATATCCCTGTCCTCTACAAACAAAATGAGACGAACGATATATTCTCATTGATGTATGTATTCGATATGGGTAATAATAATGATAAAGCGATGGGTACCGCTTTTGAATATATGAAATATCTGGGTACATCTACCAAAAGCCTGAAAGAGATCAATGAAGAATTCTATCGCCTGGCTTGTTACTTCAGTGTCTTCCCGGGTTCCGACCGTACCTATGTGATGCTGCAGGGACTGCGTGAAAAGATGCCGCAGGCAATGGCCCTGTTTGAAGAACTGTTGGCTGATGCACAGGTCAATAAAGATACTTATGCCAACTTGGCGGATGATATATTAAAGAAGAGAGCGGATGCCAAACTGAACCAGGGTGAGAATTTCAATAAGCTGATCCAGTATGCGATCTGGGGGCCGAATTCTCCGGCAACTCATGTATTGACTACTGCCGAATTGCAGCAGATGGACCCGCAGGTGCTGGTAGACCGTATTCATAAGATAAATTCGTACGAACATTCTATCCTGTATTACGGACCGGAAAAAGCACAAGCTTTGTTGGATATTATCGAGCAATACCATAACGTACCTGCCACGTTGAACCCGCTTCCGGCTGCTGCCGACTTCAAGCAACAGGAAACGATTGAAAATAAGGTTTTACTGGCGCAGTACGATGCTAAGCAGATCTATTTCTCTGCTGTTTCCAACCGGGGGGAAAAGTTTGATCCCGCTATCCAGCCTACATTGAATATGTATAATGAATATTTCGGTGGAGGAATGAATGCAATTGTATTCCAGGAAATGCGCGAGTCACGCGGTTTGGCTTATTCGGCCGGTGCATTCCTGATCACGCCTTACAAGTTGAAATATCCGTACGTATATCGTACGTTTATCGCGACTCAAAATGATAAGATGATCGATGCAATGAAGGCATTCGACGATATTATCAATAATATGCCGGAATCGGAAAAAGCGTTCGAACTGGCAAAGGATGCATTGATTACCCGCTTACGCACCGAACGTATCACAAAATCGGATGTCTTATGGTCTTATATGAGTGCACAGGATCTGGGATTGAATGTGGATAGTCGCAAGGAACTGTATGAAAAAGCACCTTCCATGACATTGGATGAAATTAAAGCATTCCAGGAAAAATGGGTGAAAGGTCGTAAATATACCTATTGTGTGCTTGGCGATGAAAAAGACCTGGATCTGAAATCACTCTCCGTATATGGGCCGATCACGAAACTGAGTAAAGAAGAACTGTTCGGCTACTAA
- a CDS encoding tetratricopeptide repeat protein produces MFKELKLILYFLLLFCLIACSGKNDVAFLLSKAESYMNERPDSALCVLNSIMQPEDLPRGQYALWCLLYMQAQDKNQIEHRSDSLIQIAVKYYEKSDLEDRKMQAYYFCGRVFQDLNDAPQAQGYYLKAYEVGKNLNNYSLLGRLCANLGTLYTYQELYQPALNLQKEAVDCFIYNKDTASLSMALRNVARVYVCYNQLDSAVYYYSKALLYTSDYYKFYLLNELADTYGRIGDYEKGLSYAKEAYTQIEIVDDSYLISLTLGDLYLKLGKTDSAYHYLSFCRKSTDIYTLKDTYHSLSLLEKSRKNLNAYMFFQEQYEVLRDSMEQQTYKETLTRLQSLYDYQIVEKEKEYYRQEADRKTNYLYRFLGGGSLFLLVTVCIVFYLFREKKKKEEQLNQSLRLQEQKYRESQQYLAERNAAIVELGQKIEIANDLKIQLDMIQGVFNEKMVEHSSCSIVGIASTKIFFTSDLYEGLREKWRKLDYKRWPDIVKWIDHVLYLNFTYKVKMMYPGISDTDLQICCLTRLDIPVSRIAILLSLTSQAVSLRRKRLYIKLTQKQGTAQDFDKWILSL; encoded by the coding sequence ATGTTTAAAGAACTAAAGCTAATACTATATTTTCTGCTACTATTCTGTCTGATAGCATGTAGCGGAAAAAATGATGTGGCTTTCTTGTTGAGTAAAGCAGAAAGCTATATGAACGAAAGACCTGATAGTGCGTTATGTGTTTTAAATAGTATAATGCAGCCTGAGGATTTGCCACGTGGGCAATATGCACTTTGGTGTTTATTGTATATGCAAGCACAAGATAAGAACCAAATAGAACATAGATCTGATTCATTGATACAAATAGCAGTCAAGTATTATGAGAAGAGCGATTTAGAAGATCGGAAGATGCAGGCGTACTATTTTTGCGGCAGGGTTTTTCAGGATTTGAATGATGCACCACAGGCGCAGGGGTATTATTTAAAAGCCTATGAAGTCGGGAAAAATTTGAATAACTATTCTTTGTTAGGACGTTTGTGTGCTAATTTAGGTACGTTATATACTTATCAGGAACTATATCAGCCAGCTTTGAATTTGCAGAAGGAAGCTGTTGATTGTTTTATTTATAACAAAGATACGGCAAGCCTGTCTATGGCTCTTCGGAATGTAGCTCGTGTTTATGTATGTTATAATCAGCTTGATAGTGCAGTCTATTATTATTCGAAAGCTTTGTTATATACTTCTGATTATTACAAATTTTATCTGCTTAATGAATTAGCTGACACCTATGGTAGAATAGGTGATTATGAAAAAGGTTTGTCTTATGCAAAAGAGGCATATACTCAAATAGAAATAGTAGATGATTCTTATTTAATTAGTTTGACTCTAGGTGATTTGTATCTGAAATTGGGAAAAACAGATTCAGCTTACCATTATTTGTCTTTTTGTCGGAAAAGTACAGATATATATACATTGAAAGATACATACCATTCACTATCACTGTTGGAAAAATCAAGAAAAAATTTGAATGCTTATATGTTTTTTCAGGAACAATACGAGGTTCTTCGTGATTCAATGGAGCAACAGACTTATAAGGAAACTTTAACCCGGTTGCAAAGTTTGTATGATTATCAAATTGTAGAAAAAGAAAAAGAGTATTATAGGCAAGAAGCAGATCGTAAAACGAACTATTTGTACAGGTTTTTGGGAGGAGGTTCTTTATTCCTATTGGTAACGGTTTGTATTGTTTTTTATTTGTTTAGGGAAAAGAAAAAAAAAGAAGAACAGTTGAATCAATCCTTACGCCTTCAAGAGCAGAAATATAGAGAAAGCCAACAGTATTTGGCTGAACGAAATGCTGCGATAGTTGAATTAGGCCAAAAAATAGAAATCGCGAATGACTTGAAAATACAGTTGGATATGATACAGGGAGTTTTCAATGAGAAAATGGTGGAACATTCTTCTTGCTCTATTGTAGGAATAGCTTCTACTAAAATATTTTTTACTTCCGATTTGTACGAGGGGTTACGTGAAAAATGGAGAAAGCTAGATTATAAACGATGGCCGGATATAGTTAAGTGGATCGATCATGTGTTGTATTTGAATTTCACTTATAAGGTAAAAATGATGTATCCTGGAATTTCAGATACGGATCTGCAAATTTGTTGTTTAACAAGATTAGATATCCCGGTAAGCCGTA
- a CDS encoding MlaE family ABC transporter permease: protein MNKALHRMGEYVMLMGKSISIPDRWSMFFKQLIKEIYKLGVDSLWIVIIISVFIGTVIAIQISLNISSPLIPKFTIGYTTREIILLEFSSSIMCLILAGKVGSNIASEIGTMRVTEQIDAMEIMGVNSANFLIMPKIAGLMIFIPVLVVFSMFTGMLGGIAASHSTGTGMTPASFEYGLQFYFNEFYIWYSIIKSVVYAFIISSIAAYFGYYVKGGALEVGKASTNAVVMSSIMILLADVIMTHLMLT from the coding sequence ATGAATAAAGCATTACATAGAATGGGAGAATATGTCATGTTGATGGGGAAATCCATATCAATACCTGACAGATGGAGCATGTTCTTCAAACAATTGATAAAAGAGATCTACAAACTGGGAGTAGACTCCCTTTGGATCGTAATTATCATTTCAGTCTTTATCGGTACGGTAATCGCAATTCAGATATCACTGAATATCAGTTCTCCGCTGATTCCTAAGTTTACGATCGGATATACGACTCGTGAAATTATCCTTCTTGAGTTTTCTTCCTCTATCATGTGTTTGATCCTGGCGGGTAAAGTCGGTAGTAATATTGCCTCCGAGATCGGGACTATGCGTGTAACGGAGCAGATCGATGCGATGGAGATCATGGGAGTGAATTCGGCTAATTTCCTGATCATGCCTAAAATTGCCGGACTGATGATCTTTATCCCGGTATTGGTTGTATTCAGTATGTTTACCGGTATGCTGGGAGGTATTGCTGCCAGCCATTCAACGGGAACGGGAATGACCCCCGCCTCTTTCGAATACGGGTTACAGTTCTATTTCAATGAGTTCTATATTTGGTATTCTATTATAAAATCCGTGGTCTACGCCTTTATTATTTCATCGATAGCCGCTTATTTCGGCTATTATGTAAAAGGAGGTGCGCTTGAAGTCGGTAAGGCTAGTACGAATGCTGTCGTAATGAGCAGCATCATGATCTTGCTGGCAGACGTAATAATGACCCATTTAATGCTTACATAA
- a CDS encoding ATP-binding protein — protein sequence MKFYDRKKELKLLQDINEQSRNSACFTVMVGRRRIGKTALLLESVRGEKFLYLFVSRKSEVLLCEQFQQDIKESLGLDIFGRVDNFRTLFEQLMIYATKTHFTLIIDEFQEFDNINSSIFSDIQNIWDRYKEEAKVNLIACGSIYSMMKKIFENNKEPLFGRLTSKIILKPFNVSTIKEILKDYNPGYTPEDLLAFYLITGGVAKYVALLMEAGATTFNKMIHYTVRPDSPFLSEGRDLLISEFGREYATYFSILQLIASGKTAQNEVDSIIGKNTGAYLANLEKEYSLINRNKPMFSKPESRNSRWCLNDNYLMFWFRFIFPNLSMIELGKNDMLEKFILKNYEQYSGHILERYFRDRIAESEDITDIGNYWDNKGENEIDLIALNRFEEKALIAEVKRNPNKINIARLYEKVASIKKQLSHYTLEIKGLSMQDM from the coding sequence ATGAAATTTTACGATCGAAAAAAAGAGTTAAAGCTACTACAGGATATCAATGAGCAATCACGTAACAGTGCTTGTTTTACAGTGATGGTTGGCCGTCGTCGTATAGGCAAAACTGCTTTACTGCTCGAAAGCGTGAGGGGAGAGAAGTTTCTGTACCTCTTTGTTTCCCGCAAAAGTGAAGTACTTTTATGCGAGCAGTTTCAACAGGACATCAAAGAAAGCCTGGGGCTGGATATATTCGGTCGGGTGGACAACTTCCGTACCTTATTCGAACAATTGATGATTTACGCTACAAAAACTCATTTCACACTGATTATCGATGAATTCCAGGAGTTTGACAATATAAACAGTTCCATTTTCAGCGATATCCAGAATATATGGGATAGATATAAGGAAGAAGCTAAGGTAAACCTCATAGCTTGCGGATCTATTTATTCCATGATGAAAAAGATTTTTGAAAACAATAAAGAGCCGTTGTTCGGACGCCTGACATCTAAAATTATACTAAAACCATTCAATGTTTCTACGATAAAAGAGATACTAAAAGATTACAATCCGGGATATACACCCGAAGATCTGCTGGCTTTTTATCTTATAACAGGAGGAGTGGCTAAGTATGTTGCCTTACTGATGGAAGCAGGTGCTACCACATTCAACAAAATGATTCACTATACGGTGCGGCCTGATTCTCCGTTCCTGTCAGAAGGACGCGATCTGCTTATTTCTGAATTTGGACGTGAATATGCAACCTATTTTTCCATCTTACAGTTAATAGCTTCAGGTAAGACAGCGCAAAACGAAGTTGATTCGATTATCGGAAAAAACACAGGGGCTTATTTGGCTAATCTTGAAAAGGAATATTCCCTGATAAACAGAAATAAACCGATGTTTTCAAAACCGGAAAGCAGAAACAGCCGCTGGTGCCTGAATGATAATTATCTGATGTTTTGGTTCCGTTTTATATTCCCCAACCTGTCTATGATTGAACTGGGAAAAAATGATATGCTTGAAAAATTCATCTTAAAGAACTATGAACAGTACAGCGGACATATACTGGAACGCTATTTCAGAGACAGGATTGCTGAAAGCGAAGATATTACGGACATCGGTAATTATTGGGACAACAAAGGAGAAAATGAAATCGATCTTATCGCCCTCAACCGTTTTGAAGAGAAGGCATTGATAGCTGAAGTTAAGCGAAATCCAAATAAGATCAATATAGCTCGCCTATATGAGAAAGTAGCCTCCATAAAAAAACAATTATCGCATTACACATTGGAAATAAAAGGATTGTCAATGCAGGACATGTAA